A window from Montipora capricornis isolate CH-2021 chromosome 7, ASM3666992v2, whole genome shotgun sequence encodes these proteins:
- the LOC138055944 gene encoding fibulin-2-like gives MNFTVGKYGCEHWCLLENKCVSVNIGSGKSPSSVICELSDSDHCQHPKDLKPRQGWTYRGAKNPCCYNPCPKNGKCLLGYTEKNYACECPPGFTGEKCENDIDECNTGSHDCNENATCTNTAGHFNCTCKPGFTGDGRSCLDVDECSTGIHDCNENATCTNTAGHFNCTCKPGFTGDGRSCLDVDECSTGIHDCNENATCTNTAGHFNCTCKPGFTGDGRSCLDVDECSTGIHDCNENASCTNTAGHFNCTCKPGFTGDGRSCLDVDECRTGIHDCNENATCTNTAGHFNCTCKPGFTGDGRSCLDVDECSTGIHDCNENATCTNTAGHFNCTCKPGFTGDGRSCSGNITSSF, from the exons ATGAATTTCACTGTGGGAAAATACGGATGTGAACATTGGTGTCTCTTGGAAAACAAGTGTGtgtctgtcaacattggtagcgGAAAATCTCCAAGCAGCGTCATCTGTGAACTGAGTGATTCAGACCACTGTCAGCACCCGAAAGATCTCAAGCCAAGACAGGGTTGGACATACAGAGGCGCAAAG AATCCTTGCTGTTACAATCCATGCCCCAAGAATGGAAAGTGTCTTTTGGGATACACTGAGAAGAACTATGCCTGTGAGTGTCCACCGGGATTTACAGGAGAAAAGTGCGAAAACG atatcgatgaatgcaacaccgggagccatgattgcaatgaaaatgcaacttgtacaaatacaGCTGGACACTTCAACTGtacatgcaagccaggctttactggagatggacggtcatgtttaG atgtcgatgaatgcagcaccgggatccatgattgcaatgaaaatgcaacttgtacaaatacaGCTGGACACTTtaactgcacatgcaagccaggctttactggagatggacggtcatgtttaG atgtcgatgaatgcagcaccgggatccatgattgcaatgaaaatgcaacttgtacaaatacaGCTGGACACTTtaactgcacatgcaagccaggctttactggagatggacggtcatgtttaG atgtcgatgaatgcagcaccgggatccatgattgcaatgaaaatgcaagtTGTACAAATACAGCTGGACACTTTAAttgcacatgcaagccaggctttactggagatggacgaTCATGTTTAG atgtcgatgaatgcaggaccgggatccatgattgcaatgaaaatgcaacttgtacaaatacaGCTGGACACTTtaactgcacatgcaagccaggctttactggagatggacggtcatgtttaG atgtcgatgaatgcagcaccgggatccatgattgcaatgaaaatgcaacttgtacaaatacaGCTGGACACTTCAAttgcacatgcaagccaggctttactggagatggacggtcatgttcag gaaatatcactagttcattttGA
- the LOC138057957 gene encoding thrombospondin-type laminin G domain and EAR repeat-containing protein-like, with the protein MAFAQYREGTEGNYNYKVGSCIYKLNESAGNFTLHQTINTNGAYDIEYFMIADKHYIAIANRRDGSKKLNSSVFQWNGHSFELWQNILTSGATSFNFFKIHSELFLAVTNFFDGRTFRINPSIYKWKDNKFEEFQDLRTGLAFASTVLTIHNETFIVFPNRHNSNSSDVMKWSGKKFVDTKFRQSFGRLRVWNLKSFTINDTVFLALANGSQGIVIYMWNGENFVNVNQTLSKTHRVWGLHTFTMCGQTFLCATKYEHEVLVLYVHSESEFMVKYQELPQHYKPTDVKSVEYKGHTYLAVANEEGYSAVYKSGLKWF; encoded by the coding sequence ATGGCCTTCGCTCAGTATCGTGAGGGTACCGAAGGTAATTATAATTACAAGGTGGGTTCTTGCATCTACAAACTAAACGAGTCGGCTGGAAATTTTACGCTTCACCAGACCATAAACACCAATGGAGCATACGACATCGAATACTTTATGATCGCTGATAAACATTACATTGCTATCGCCAATCGTCGGGATGGTAGTAAAAAACTAAATTCTTCCGTTTTCCAGTGGAATGGACACAGTTTCGAGCTTTGGCAGAACATTTTAACATCCGGAGCAAccagttttaacttctttaaaatTCACTCGGAACTGTTCCTTGCAGTCACGAATTTTTTCGATGGACGTACTTTCCGTATAAACCCATCCATCTACAAGTGGAAGGACAATAAGTTTGAGGAGTTTCAGGACCTAAGAACAGGATTAGCTTTCGCAAGTACAGTATTGACAATACACAATGAAACATTTATTGTTTTTCCAAATCGGCACAATTCCAATTCTTCAGACGTGATGAAATGGTCGGGGAAGAAATTTGTCGACACGAAATTCCGTCAGAGCTTTGGCCGCCTTCGCGTCTGGAATCTCAAGTCCTTCACAATCAACGATACTGTATTCCTTGCATTAGCAAATGGGTCTCAGGGAATTGTGATTTACATGTGGAACGGTGAAAATTTTGTTAATGTGAATCAAACTCTTTCAAAAACACATCGTGTTTGGGGCTTGCATACGTTTACGATGTGTGGTCAAACGTTCCTGTGCGCGACCAAATATGAACACGAGGTGTTGGTTTTGTATGTGCACTCGGAATCTGAGTTCATGGTGAAGTATCAAGAGCTTCCACAGCACTACAAACCAACAGATGTCAAGTCAGTCGAGTATAAAGGTCACACTTACCTAGCAGTAGCAAACGAAGAAGGTTACAGCGCCGTGTATAAGTCAGGTCTAAAGTGGTTCTAA